DNA from Pseudomonas putida:
CGCACGCGCGGTGCATGACTGGCTGGTCGAAGAGGCCGAGGGGTTCCGCGCCTTGCATCCTTTGCTGAGCTAGCCTGCGCCACTCGTCAAACATCCTGAACCCTCGCCATAGCTTGCCGGTCGCACATCAAGAGTGAGGCGACACATGTCGCGCAAAACCACCCTGAGCGAAGGAAGGCACCGTGAGCGATATCCGTATCGGTATTTCCGGCTGGCGCTATGGCCCGTGGCGCAAGGACTTCTACCCAAAAGGTCTGCGCCAGGACGACGAACTGGCGTTCGCCTCGCGTGCAGTCAACAGCATCGAGATCAACGGCTCGTTCTACGCCCTGCAAACGCCCCAACGCTATTGCACCTGGCGCGACCAGACACCCGAAGGCTTCATCTTCTCGGTCAAGGCGCCGCGTTACATCACCCATGTGCGCAGGCTCAAGGAGATCGAAGAGCCGCTGGCCAACTTCTTTGCCTCAGGCCCTCTGCTGCTGGGCGACAAGCTCGGCCCGGTGCTGTGGCAGTTTCCGCCCAGCATGCAGTACGACCAAGCGCGCTTTGCCCAGTTTCTCGAACAACTGCCTCATGACCGCGCTGGCGCCCGGGACTGCGCCAAACACTGCGCCGAACGCCTGCGCGACAACGGCGGCACCGAGATCGACGGCAATGCACCGCTGCGCCATGCGGTGGAGATCCGTCATCCCAGTTTCGTCTGCGAAGGCTTCGTCAAATTGCTGCGCGCCCACAACGTGGCGCTGGTGGTGGCAGACAGTGCCGGCAAGTGGCCCTACGTCGAAGACGTCACCGCCGACTTTATCTACATGCGCCTGCACGGCGACGTGGAGCTCTACAGCAGCGGCTACACCGCCCGCGCCTTGCGGCGGTGGAAGACACGCATACAGGCCTGGAGCCAGGGCAGCCAGCCCGACGACGCCGAGCTGATCATCCAACGTGCGCCGCGCAAGCGGGCCGCGCGAGATATCTACTGCTATTTCGACAATGACCAGAAAGTCCATGCCCCCTACGACGCACGGCGTCTGCTGGAAAAGCTCGGCCTTGCCGGCGAACTGGTGACCGAGCCTGGGGTGGAACCGGAGGTCGAACTGTGAACAAGACCATGCCTGCTCCCCGCTGCGTTATCGACAAGGTCACCGCCGTGCGTCAGCTGAACGTGCTGACGATCAACGTGCACAAAGGTTTCACCCTGTTCAACCGGCGCTTCATCCTGCCTGAACTGCGCGAAGCGGTGCGCGCTACCGGTGCCGACCTGGTATTCCTCCAGGAAGTCCATGGCAGCCATCTTCATCACGCCCAGCGACACCCCGCCTGGCCGGTGACGCCGCAGTATGAATTTCTCGCCGACAGCATGTGGCCGCAGTTCGCCTATGGTCGCAATGCGGTGTACCCCCATGGCGATCACGGCAACGCGCTGCTGTCCAAGTTCCCCATCACCCGCTATCACAACCTGGACGTCTCGGTCGCCGGCAATGAACAACGCGGCCTGCTGCATTGCCAGCTGGAGGTGCCCGGGCACGAAGAGGTGCACGCGATCTGCGTGCACCTGGGGCTGCGTGAGGCCCACCGGCAGAACCAGGTGCGCCTGCTGCTCGAACTGCTCGACAGCCTGCCGCCCGAGGCGCCGGTGATCGTCGCCGGAGACTTCAACGACTGGCGGCGCAAGGCCGATGCGGTGCTCTCGGCGCACTTGGTGGAGGCGTTCGGCACCCCGGCACGCAGCTTCCCGGCGCGCCTGCCGCTGCTGCGCCTGGACCGCATCTACCTGCGCAATGCCACCTCGGGCAAAGCCCAAGTGCTGTCCAACTACCCGTGGTCGCACCTCTCCGACCACGCGCCCCTGGCCGCGCAGATCAGCCTATGAACCGGCCTTGGGTGGACGGCAATCAGGTCGAGCTGCTGATCAACGGCGAGGCCTACTACGAGCGGGTGTTCCAGGCCATGGCCGAGGCCCGGGAAGAGATCCTGCTGGAAACCTTCATCATCTACGACGACAAGGTCGGCCAACAGCTTCAGCAGGTGCTGATCGATGCCGCCCAACGCGGTGTCCGTGTGGAGGTGGCGGCCGATGGCTACGGCACGGCCGATCTGCCGGATGCCTTCATCTCGGCGATGACCCAAGCCGGTATCCGCTTCCATGCCTTCGACCCTCAACCACGCCTGGCGGGCATGCGCACCAACCTGTTCCGCCGCCTGCACCGCAAGATCGTGGTAATCGACGGTGAGCGGGCGTTCATTGGCGGCATCAACTACAGCGCCGACCACTTGGGCGACTTCGGCCCCATGGCCAAGCAGGACTATGCCGTGGAGGTAACCGGTCCGGTGGTGGCCCAGGTGCACGCCGCGAGCCGGCGCTTGCTGGCCCCGGTGCTGGAGCCGCCCAGCCAGGTGCGCCCGCTCATCGCGCCCAGTGGCCCCGCCAGCGCCGTGCTGGTTGAACGCGACAACGGCCGCCACCGCAACGACATCGAAGCTTACTACCTTGAGGGCTTTCGCCTGGCGCGCCAACGCATCGTGGTGG
Protein-coding regions in this window:
- a CDS encoding DUF72 domain-containing protein; this translates as MSDIRIGISGWRYGPWRKDFYPKGLRQDDELAFASRAVNSIEINGSFYALQTPQRYCTWRDQTPEGFIFSVKAPRYITHVRRLKEIEEPLANFFASGPLLLGDKLGPVLWQFPPSMQYDQARFAQFLEQLPHDRAGARDCAKHCAERLRDNGGTEIDGNAPLRHAVEIRHPSFVCEGFVKLLRAHNVALVVADSAGKWPYVEDVTADFIYMRLHGDVELYSSGYTARALRRWKTRIQAWSQGSQPDDAELIIQRAPRKRAARDIYCYFDNDQKVHAPYDARRLLEKLGLAGELVTEPGVEPEVEL
- a CDS encoding endonuclease/exonuclease/phosphatase family protein, whose amino-acid sequence is MNKTMPAPRCVIDKVTAVRQLNVLTINVHKGFTLFNRRFILPELREAVRATGADLVFLQEVHGSHLHHAQRHPAWPVTPQYEFLADSMWPQFAYGRNAVYPHGDHGNALLSKFPITRYHNLDVSVAGNEQRGLLHCQLEVPGHEEVHAICVHLGLREAHRQNQVRLLLELLDSLPPEAPVIVAGDFNDWRRKADAVLSAHLVEAFGTPARSFPARLPLLRLDRIYLRNATSGKAQVLSNYPWSHLSDHAPLAAQISL
- the clsB gene encoding cardiolipin synthase ClsB, which translates into the protein MNRPWVDGNQVELLINGEAYYERVFQAMAEAREEILLETFIIYDDKVGQQLQQVLIDAAQRGVRVEVAADGYGTADLPDAFISAMTQAGIRFHAFDPQPRLAGMRTNLFRRLHRKIVVIDGERAFIGGINYSADHLGDFGPMAKQDYAVEVTGPVVAQVHAASRRLLAPVLEPPSQVRPLIAPSGPASAVLVERDNGRHRNDIEAYYLEGFRLARQRIVVANAYFFPGYRLMRELRNAARRGVEVRLILQGQPDMRWVRALSRLLYNYLLRDGVHIHEYCERPLHGKVALVDEQWATVGSSNLDPLSLSFNLEANLLIRDRDFNQRLYQHLDELAHQQCKAVTLERMVRGYWWRAPLIFLCFHVIRRFPQIAGWFPAHRQKLQSLTPAAQDSGTYHEGNT